The Sebastes fasciatus isolate fSebFas1 chromosome 13, fSebFas1.pri, whole genome shotgun sequence genome includes a region encoding these proteins:
- the LOC141780500 gene encoding eukaryotic translation initiation factor 1 — translation MSGIQNLQHFDPFADASKGLDLIPSGTEDYIHIRIQQRNGRKTLTTVQGIADDYDKKKLVKAFKKKFACNGTVIEHPEYGEVIQLQGDQRKNICQFLIEIGLAKEEQLKVHGF, via the exons ATGTCCGGTATCCAGAACCTCCAACACTTTG ACCCCTTTGCTGATGCAAGTAAGGGTCTCGACCTCATCCCATCCGGGACAGAGGACTATATCCACATAAGGATTCAACAGCGGAACGGCAGGAAGACCCTCACCACTGTCCAGGGCATTGCCGACGACTATGACAAGAAGAAGCTAGTCAAGGCCTTCAAGAAG AAGTTTGCGTGCAATGGGACAGTGATTGAGCACCCAGAGTATGGTGAAGTGATCCAGCTGCAGGGAGACCAGCGCAAGAATATCTGCCAGTTCCTCATCGAG ATTGGCCTGGCCAAGGAGGAGCAGCTCAAAGTCCACGGCTTCTAG